Genomic segment of Amphibacillus xylanus NBRC 15112:
ACAAGTTGCGCTTTTTATTTGAATCTGTCCATTAACGATTTCAACCGTGTTCGTTTCATGATCATGCGTATGGATATCAAACGTTTCATTTCCTTCATGGTCAGATAGGTTAATTTCATAAAGAACTTCATTTTCTAAAGAAATAACAGCAACTAGCTTCTCTCCATCAATTTGTGCTTGTTGCCAAGTGAAGATGGCAATTGGGGAGAAGGAAATTAATAAGAGTAGAATGATGATGATTAAATCGCCAATTTTTAATGTATCGAGAAGTTCTTTCATTTGCTGCCCCCATTTCAGACTGATAATTATCAGGGTTAATTATTTGTAAAGAACGAAATTTTTGGGTCATATGTCTAAGCTTAAAATTAGTCGTAACATAATAATTATACATGATAAAAATAAGATAGCGAGAGACTCTTTATAAAAGAGCCTTTCGCTGATCAATTTTAAAAATATTTAATTAAACAATTACTTGTCTCGATAGATCGATTGTTCTTTTCCGTACCAGAAGCGGCCTAATTTATTTTGAACATATGGAATTACCCAGTAATCAAGACCGAACGTTCTACCTGATCCATTCATTAAAGCGATAGACGCTGGTAGAGCCCAAACTTTATCCCAACCAAGCATAGCAGATAGAGTAAACATTGTTAGGAAAGCAACACTTGCTGCGTTAGCTAACCATGTAAATAAACCAAAGATAATTGCAAGACCAATCGCGATTTCAATGAATACCATCATTTTTTGCATAAATAGAGCTACTTCAACATTTGGCATCATAATTTCCATGATCCAAGCAAACCAACCAGGCATTTCACTTAAGATAGGCTCTGCCCAATCTGTTGCTGCGTCTGTTGCACCACTAGTAGGATCTTGTAGCCAAGGGTATGTCATGTTTACAGTTGACGTACGTAACCATGAGTCCTCACCAATACCTTTAAATAACAATGGTAAGTCACTAAAGCTTGAAGTTGCTTTCTGCCAGATTTCCTGACCCCATAATTTAGCGCCACCTTCTGCTAACCAAAAGGCACCGACAAATATACGAAGTGGTAAGCTCCAAAGGACATTTCCATAACGTGTTAAGAGATTACGGAATATATTACGTTTGTCTCTCGTTTGGAAGAATTCGTGTTGTACATATTTAAACATGTAGTATCCACTGCCAATTGTGAATAAGTAGAATAGGTTCACAAGGTGTTTTACAAAGTTTGCAAACCATCCACTTAGGTGGATACCCATTAAGTTAGCCACACCATAGCGTGCACCAATTGATACCATAATACCATGGTATTTACCTTCGTAAGCAGTCTTTTCTCCGCCTGTAATATCAGCAATGATATTTTTAGCAGCAGTTGAACCTGTTTGTTCAGCAGCCTCAACAATTTGAGGTGTTGGTTTTCCTTCTTCTTCTTCAAAATATGCAAGGTCTCCAACAACATAGACACCTTCATATTGTTCAGATTCCATATACTGATTAACTTTTAGACGACGAGCATGAGCTTTTTCCATACCGTATTCTGCAGTATCAGAATTAGCTTGAATACCGGCTGTCCATGCTAATGTATACGTTGGAATTGTCGATTTATCCATAATAACTACTTCATCTTCACGTACTTCAACAATTGGTGAGTTTTTTAAAATTTTAACACCATTTTTAACTAAATATGCTTCTGCTTTATCCGCTTCACGGCGTTCTAGCATGTTTAAAATAGTTGTTGCTGCTTCTACAACGTATAGAGTAATTTCTTCTGGATCAATCTTATTGTCTATTGCTAAACGATCTCTCCACTCAATAAATTCACCGACTAATTCAATTCCAGTAAAGCCAGATCCACAAACAACAAATGTAAGCATAGCACGACGCTTAGCCTCATTATGTTCTACTGCTGCAGCTGCTACTGTTTTTTCAATATGAGATCTTAATCTAATTGCATCTTCAAATGACCATAATGTGAAGGCATGTTCTTTAACGCCTGGAGTTTTAAAGTCATTTGGCTCTGCACCCATTCCTAAGATTAAGTAATCAAATGGATACTCACCGTTTTCAGTTTTTACGGTTTTTGTATCATGATCAACATGAGTCACATTATCTGTGACAAGATTTACTTTTGTGCGATTAAATAAACGTCGCAGGTCAAACTGAATGGCATCCGGTTCAACGCGATGTGTCGCTACTTCGTGCAATTCTGTCATCATCGTATGGTAAGAGTGGCGGTCAATTAAAGTAATTGAGATAGAATCATCTTTTTTAAACTTTTTAGCTAATTTCTTAGCTGCATGGACACCAGCATATCCAGCACCGATGATAACAATGTTTTTGTTAGCCATTGTTTTCCTCTCCTCTATTAAAAATTTATAAATACAAAGTGTAAACAGTGTGAATAACTGAACAACGATAACTATTGTAGCCTTGTTTTGTAGCCTTGTCTAGGGTTTTTAAAGATTTTATATAAAAAATAGTGTAAAGTTTACATAGTTTTTATATTTGCGAAATAAATAACACGAAAAAGGGCGATAAATGTA
This window contains:
- a CDS encoding NusG domain II-containing protein, with the translated sequence MKELLDTLKIGDLIIIILLLLISFSPIAIFTWQQAQIDGEKLVAVISLENEVLYEINLSDHEGNETFDIHTHDHETNTVEIVNGQIQIKSATCHDQVCVRTGFISRVGQTIICLPHQLVIEIQNFGEDTPELDQVDIISS
- a CDS encoding FAD-dependent oxidoreductase, producing MANKNIVIIGAGYAGVHAAKKLAKKFKKDDSISITLIDRHSYHTMMTELHEVATHRVEPDAIQFDLRRLFNRTKVNLVTDNVTHVDHDTKTVKTENGEYPFDYLILGMGAEPNDFKTPGVKEHAFTLWSFEDAIRLRSHIEKTVAAAAVEHNEAKRRAMLTFVVCGSGFTGIELVGEFIEWRDRLAIDNKIDPEEITLYVVEAATTILNMLERREADKAEAYLVKNGVKILKNSPIVEVREDEVVIMDKSTIPTYTLAWTAGIQANSDTAEYGMEKAHARRLKVNQYMESEQYEGVYVVGDLAYFEEEEGKPTPQIVEAAEQTGSTAAKNIIADITGGEKTAYEGKYHGIMVSIGARYGVANLMGIHLSGWFANFVKHLVNLFYLFTIGSGYYMFKYVQHEFFQTRDKRNIFRNLLTRYGNVLWSLPLRIFVGAFWLAEGGAKLWGQEIWQKATSSFSDLPLLFKGIGEDSWLRTSTVNMTYPWLQDPTSGATDAATDWAEPILSEMPGWFAWIMEIMMPNVEVALFMQKMMVFIEIAIGLAIIFGLFTWLANAASVAFLTMFTLSAMLGWDKVWALPASIALMNGSGRTFGLDYWVIPYVQNKLGRFWYGKEQSIYRDK